The Mesorhizobium sp. B2-8-5 genome segment GAAGGCAAGACGCGTCTCCCAGCCTTCCTTCTCGAACCAGTCCTGCACCTGGCGCGCGCCCTCTTCCTGGGTGCGGGCGCCGCCGCAGCCGATCAGCACCACGCCCTCCTCGATGACGTTGAAGTCGCCACCCTCGAAGGTGCCAGCCGTCACCATGTCGTAGATCGGGATGCCGAGCTTCTCATAGGTGCGGATGGCGGCATAGTTCTCGCCGCGCCGCCACCAGTTGGCCATGGCGGTGATGAAGGCGCCGTAAGGCGTCATGACGCTGGAGTCGCGCGAATAGACCTGCATCGGCAGTTCCGGCGTCGGCTCGTGCCAGTGGATGTTGACGCCGAAATGCTCATAGGCCGCGACGAGGTCCTTGTGCTGCGCCTGCGCGATCTGGACGTTGCAGGGGGCCTCGCGCAGATATTTTCTCGACAGCGAACTGGTCGACAGGTGGCGCAGGAAATTGGGCGAGCCGAGCAGGACGTCAGTCAGCACGTCGGTCTCATTGGCGAAGCCCCACGCGGTCAGCGGCTTGGTGCCGCCATTGGGGTTGCGGCGCTGCAGCGAGAACGGCTCGGCGACGATGCGGTCATGGACAGTCATGGAGTTCTCCTCGAGCTGGTGTCGTTGTTGGTCAGTTATGCGGTGGAAGCGGCCGGGATCCACCAGCCGCGCCCGCGCGGCGTGGTGACATATTCCGGCCAGCGGAAATGGATGGGCGGTTCGTAGTCGCAAAGCGGCGCGATCCAGTTCGAGCCGCCGACGCCACCGCCGGTTCGCTTGACGAATTCGTCCATGGCGGCTTCGCGCGCGGCCTTGTCTTCCAGCAGGCGCAGCGCCGTCAGCGCGACCGTCTTGGCGGCGCAGGTCACCATCGGATCGATGGTGGCGGAAATACCGCCCAGCGCATTCATAACCCAGGAGGGATAGGCGTGGCCGTTTGCCGAGCGCAGCGCCGGACGGGCGACATAGAAGCGCGACGTCGGCGCGTGCCAGCTCATGTCGGTGTAGTCGTCCGAGGTGGAGTTCAGCTGCGACGGCGGCAGGTCGCGGCGCAGGATCGCTTCCGCGTCGCGCGGCGTGATCAGCCGCTCCAGCTCGTCGATGAACGGGTTCTCGGTCGCCTCGCCGCCGGCGTTGACCTGGACCTCGCGGGCGATGACCCTCGCCGCCTCGTCCCAGCGCGGCGCGCCGACGGTCGAGAGTGACTGATAGGTGATGTCGGCCATGGCGTGGTTGGCCAGTCCTGGGCGCGACTTCGATACCCAGTGGCGCTCGTAGCGGCAGCCGCTCATCTTCGCCGCCGCTTCCGCGTTGCGGTCGAGCACGGCGGTCACCTGCTCGGCCATGGCAATGGTCGGCACGCGGATCATGTACTGGATTTCGGCCAGCCCCGCCGGCAGATTGTCGGCGGTCGCCTGCCCTGCCGTCAGGATCGCCTCGCTGATCGACCAGCCGCCCTGATGCGTCAGCATGGAATCGCGCAGCGCCTTGGAGGCCATGTACATCATCATCAGCGCATCGTTGGCGCCGGGCGCCCTGACCGCCGAATGCGCCTGCGGGATCGGCGCACCATCGCTCGCCACGCGCGTCCAATTCTCGGGTTCGTCGCAGATGAAGCGGTAGATCATCGAATAGGCGGCG includes the following:
- a CDS encoding amidohydrolase, giving the protein MDKPVTTSAQETALACIDNIQPLLSAWTRTIFDFGETAWREYQSAAWYVDRLKREGFSVEEGSGGMPTAFCAHWTNGDGPVIGMYGEYDAVPGNCQDAATVKRARPGLGVEAGGHTDPHSGLGIGNLGGLLATKAAMLEHGIKGTLRFTGEPAEKVRGSKPIHAAKGYYDGLAGMISFHPFYMLPLCNTARWDTHCGAAYSMIYRFICDEPENWTRVASDGAPIPQAHSAVRAPGANDALMMMYMASKALRDSMLTHQGGWSISEAILTAGQATADNLPAGLAEIQYMIRVPTIAMAEQVTAVLDRNAEAAAKMSGCRYERHWVSKSRPGLANHAMADITYQSLSTVGAPRWDEAARVIAREVQVNAGGEATENPFIDELERLITPRDAEAILRRDLPPSQLNSTSDDYTDMSWHAPTSRFYVARPALRSANGHAYPSWVMNALGGISATIDPMVTCAAKTVALTALRLLEDKAAREAAMDEFVKRTGGGVGGSNWIAPLCDYEPPIHFRWPEYVTTPRGRGWWIPAASTA
- a CDS encoding dimethylarginine dimethylaminohydrolase family protein — translated: MTVHDRIVAEPFSLQRRNPNGGTKPLTAWGFANETDVLTDVLLGSPNFLRHLSTSSLSRKYLREAPCNVQIAQAQHKDLVAAYEHFGVNIHWHEPTPELPMQVYSRDSSVMTPYGAFITAMANWWRRGENYAAIRTYEKLGIPIYDMVTAGTFEGGDFNVIEEGVVLIGCGGARTQEEGARQVQDWFEKEGWETRLAFIDEYYVHIDLMVVPIAEKLTAVCLACTEPGIVDWLKGKGHEIIDVPFQDTMALGCNFMSLGKDRVIAPTSSKTLIEKLKAQGFEVAAVDMSEISKTGGGIHCMAQALKRVPA